The Nitrosomonas sp. sh817 genome includes a window with the following:
- a CDS encoding methane monooxygenase/ammonia monooxygenase subunit C, whose protein sequence is MATTYGTTSSASSASYDMSLWYDSKYYKLGMGTMLLVAIFWIWYQRTFAYSHGMDSMEPEFDKVWMGLWRVHMTLMPLFALVTWGWILKTRDTKEQLDNLDTKLEIKRYFYWMMWLGVYLFGVYWGGSFFTEQDASWHQVIIRDTSFTPSHVVVFYGSFPMYIVCGVASYLYAMTRLPLYSRGTSFPLVMAIAGPLMILPNVGLNEWGHAFWFMEELFSAPLHWGFVILGWAGLFSGGIAAQIVTRYSNLTDVTWNGASREILNNRIVP, encoded by the coding sequence ATGGCAACAACGTATGGCACAACGAGTAGCGCGTCGAGCGCGAGCTATGACATGTCGCTGTGGTACGACTCGAAGTACTACAAACTGGGCATGGGCACCATGCTGCTGGTAGCGATATTCTGGATCTGGTACCAAAGGACATTTGCGTATTCACACGGAATGGACTCGATGGAACCGGAATTTGACAAAGTATGGATGGGACTGTGGCGGGTACACATGACCCTGATGCCTTTGTTTGCATTGGTAACCTGGGGCTGGATACTGAAGACCCGTGACACCAAAGAGCAATTGGACAACCTGGACACCAAATTGGAAATCAAACGTTATTTCTACTGGATGATGTGGCTGGGTGTTTACTTGTTTGGTGTTTACTGGGGCGGCAGCTTCTTCACCGAACAAGATGCAAGCTGGCACCAAGTAATTATTCGTGACACCAGCTTCACGCCAAGTCACGTGGTAGTGTTCTACGGCTCATTCCCGATGTACATCGTATGTGGTGTAGCATCCTACCTGTACGCGATGACCCGTCTGCCACTGTACAGCCGCGGCACATCATTCCCGCTGGTAATGGCGATTGCAGGCCCATTGATGATTCTGCCGAACGTCGGTTTGAACGAATGGGGTCATGCATTCTGGTTCATGGAAGAACTGTTTAGCGCGCCATTGCACTGGGGCTTTGTAATTCTGGGCTGGGCAGGCTTGTTCTCGGGCGGTATTGCAGCACAAATCGTCACCCGTTACTCAAACCTGACTGACGTAACCTGGAACGGTGCAAGCCGCGAAATTCTGAACAACAGAATTGTTCCTTAA